From a single Aestuariibius sp. HNIBRBA575 genomic region:
- the rpsD gene encoding 30S ribosomal protein S4 → MTKRTSAKYKIDRRMGENIWGRPKSPVNRRDYGPGQHGQRRKGKLSDFGLQLRAKQKLKGYYGDLTEKQFRRIFTEAERVKGDTGENLIGLLERRLDAVVYRAKFVPTVFAARQFVNHGHVLVNGKRVNIPSYRVKEGDVVEVRDRSKQLAVLLEAVQLPERDVPDYVEADHNKMTATFVRTPGLGDVPYAVQMEPNLVIEYYAQN, encoded by the coding sequence GTGACTAAACGTACGTCTGCCAAGTATAAAATTGACCGCCGGATGGGTGAAAACATCTGGGGTCGTCCAAAATCCCCCGTCAATCGTCGTGATTACGGCCCCGGCCAGCACGGTCAGCGCCGCAAAGGCAAATTGTCTGACTTTGGTCTGCAATTGCGCGCCAAGCAGAAGCTGAAAGGCTACTACGGCGATCTGACTGAAAAACAGTTCCGTCGCATCTTTACCGAAGCTGAGCGTGTAAAAGGCGACACAGGTGAAAACCTGATCGGTCTGCTGGAACGCCGTTTGGACGCAGTTGTTTACCGCGCCAAATTCGTACCAACCGTGTTTGCGGCACGTCAGTTTGTGAACCACGGCCACGTTCTGGTGAACGGCAAGCGCGTCAACATTCCTTCGTATCGCGTAAAAGAAGGTGACGTTGTTGAGGTTCGTGATCGTTCCAAGCAATTGGCTGTTCTGTTGGAAGCTGTTCAACTGCCAGAGCGCGATGTGCCTGACTATGTTGAAGCTGACCACAACAAAATGACAGCAACATTCGTACGGACCCCCGGTCTGGGCGACGTGCCTTATGCGGTTCAAATGGAACCAAATCTGGTGATCGAATACTACGCTCAGAACTAA